The following is a genomic window from Sporocytophaga myxococcoides DSM 11118.
ATACTTGATCAGGCTTTAAGAATACAGAAACGCGACCTTCATCACCATCAATTTTGATATTTCCAATTTTAGCAGGACTAAGAGCTCTTGCAATATAAAGCTCCAGATTGTCTGTAAAATTGATAACATCAATATTTTCATTTTCTAATTCTCTAACTATGCTGTGGATCCTAGATCCTTTCATACCAACACATGCTCCAACAGGATCAATTCTATCATCATAGGATTCTACTGCTACCTTTGCTCTTTCTCCTGGTTCTCTTACTACTTTTTTGATAGAAATCAGACCGTCATAAACCTCAGGGACTTCACTTTCAAATAATCTTTCAAGGAAAGCTGGGGATGTTCTGGATAAGATAATTTTGGGATTACCATTGTGCATTTCCACACGATGAACAATAGCTCTTGCGCTATCGCCTTTTCTGAATCTGTCTTTTGGAATCTGTTCACTCCTTGGCAATACTAGTTCATTACCTTCTCCATCCAATAAAAGAACTTCTTTATTTAGAATCTGATATACTTCACCAGCGATGATTTCGCCAACTATTTCTTTATATTTTTGAAAAAGGATATCCTTTTCAAGGTCTTTAATTTTCTGGATAAGAGTTTGGCGAGCTGTCATTACCAACCTTCTACCAAAGTCTATAAGTTTAACTTCTTCGGCTACTTCTTCCCCAACTTCAAAATCTGCCT
Proteins encoded in this region:
- the nusA gene encoding transcription termination factor NusA — encoded protein: MESSILIESFAEFAKFKNIDRPTMIRILEDVFRTMIRKKFVTDENFDVIINVDKGDLEIWRIREIVDDEFAEDSFDFDENKHISLTDARKIEADFEVGEEVAEEVKLIDFGRRLVMTARQTLIQKIKDLEKDILFQKYKEIVGEIIAGEVYQILNKEVLLLDGEGNELVLPRSEQIPKDRFRKGDSARAIVHRVEMHNGNPKIILSRTSPAFLERLFESEVPEVYDGLISIKKVVREPGERAKVAVESYDDRIDPVGACVGMKGSRIHSIVRELENENIDVINFTDNLELYIARALSPAKIGNIKIDGDEGRVSVFLKPDQVSLAIGKGGQNIKLASKLVGMEIDVFRELSEQEEEDVDLSEFSDEIESWIIEELKRVGLDTAKSVLALTKEDLVRRTELEEETIEDVLSILKQEFE